In Macrobrachium rosenbergii isolate ZJJX-2024 chromosome 4, ASM4041242v1, whole genome shotgun sequence, one genomic interval encodes:
- the LOC136838189 gene encoding uncharacterized protein, whose product MIPQTPTTIADLPVIPIDLESFAMRTYPTPFVHIERWSKVWACFPVTYSYPKRGWKFSPFLCLWVFCGIGLNVPCFYDCLMASVSSDNSLTLYVMILIVVVMSISAVCMHVLTLIYYQEWIAFLEGWMKFERKFPTFTTGVHSPKLAVPLFIGFVICVSFFAFNIFNELRFNLINDDGIWRMLSLVYVYVIYSYTLSMPVLWVVMASRVFVLCLTHIKTELQSILECAKFGQMTTSPVQKCIADGDINRLQEAVLELRSSILAFKRLMGPFMLVLVPHHIISLICFLYWTMVSALDYTDWYFPVSFGLLSIQAIAPIFCGAIYSEDVHLKKNALIEPLILLKGTMKDDARKSKMATLIDHISRMDAQIEGRGFFTLNKGMATTVVNTVVTYLVVLIQFYGSSHG is encoded by the exons ATGATTCCCCAGACCCCAACCACAATAGCTGACCTTCCGGTCATTCCAATTGACCTGGAAAGCTTCGCGATGCGAACCTACCCTACGCCATTCGTTCACATAGAGCGCTGGAGCAAAGTGTGGGCGTGTTTTCCCGTGACCTACAGTTACCCCAAACGCGGCTGGAAGTTTTCCCCCTTCTTGTGCCTCTGGGTATTTTGCGGAATCGGCCTCAACGTGCCCTGTTTCTACGACTGCCTGATGGCGTCCGTGAGCAGCGACAACAGCCTCACGTTATACGTCATGATCCTGATCGTGGTGGTGATGAGCATCTCGGCCGTGTGCATGCACGTCTTGACTCTCATCTACTACCAGGAGTGGATCGCTTTCCTCGAAGGCTGGATGAAGTTCGAGAGGAAATTCCCCACCTTCACGACGGGGGTCCACTCGCCCAAGCTCGCCGTCCCTCTCTTCATCGGTTTCGTGATTTGCGTGAGCTTCTTCGCGTTCAACATCTTCAACGAACTGCGCTTCAACCTGATCAATGACGACGGCATATGGCGCATGCTTTCCCTCGTGTACGTGTACGTGATTTACAGCTACACCCTGTCCATGCCCGTCCTCTGGGTGGtcatggcttccagggtgttcGTTCTCTGTCTCACGCACATCAAAACAGAGCTGCAGAGCATCCTCGAGTGCGCGAAATTCGGCCAGATGACGACGTCGCCCGTGCAGAAGTGCATCGCGGACGGCGACATTAATCGCCTGCAGGAAGCCGTGTTGGAGTTGCGAAGTAGCATCCTGGCCTTCAAGAGGCTGATGGGGCCTTTCATGTTGGTCCTCGTGCCCCACCACATCATTTCCCTCATCTGCTTCCTGTACTGGACGATGGTTTCGGCTCTCGATTACACAGACTGGTACTTTCCAGTCAGCTTCGGCCTCTTGTCCATTCAAGCCATTGCGCCGATCTTCTGCGGGGCCATTTACAGTGAAGATGTGCATCTCAAG aaaaatgcCCTTATTGAACCGCTTATACTTCTAAAAGGAACAATGAAGGATGATGCCCGAAAAAGCAAG ATGGCGACACTTATCGACCACATCAGCAGAATGGACGCTCAAATTGAGGGACGGGGGTTCTTCACACTTAACAAGGGTATGGCAACTACG